From a region of the Listeria monocytogenes ATCC 19117 genome:
- a CDS encoding PTS lactose/cellobiose transporter subunit IIA, which produces MEGMELASFQIISSVGAARSCIIEAMKFGRQRKFTEAYKKIDEANEFLSEGHKNHVQLIQKEADGGDVQISILFMHAEDQFMTTYTLRDVAYEMIAIWKEMK; this is translated from the coding sequence ATGGAAGGAATGGAACTCGCATCATTTCAAATAATTAGTTCTGTTGGCGCCGCAAGAAGTTGCATTATTGAGGCGATGAAATTCGGAAGACAAAGAAAATTCACAGAAGCATATAAAAAAATTGACGAGGCTAATGAATTTCTTAGCGAAGGTCATAAAAATCATGTGCAACTAATTCAAAAAGAGGCAGATGGCGGAGACGTACAAATTTCTATCCTCTTCATGCACGCGGAAGATCAATTTATGACAACTTATACATTACGCGATGTAGCTTATGAGATGATTGCTATTTGGAAAGAGATGAAGTAA